The genomic stretch CGAACTCGGAAATCTACTCGCGGACAACTCGGGAGAGGACTCGAACGAACCCCTCGATTCTTTTCCGGATCTCGATATCGGAGGGGAAGAATCGACTTCTTTTGCTCCGGATTTTACCCTCGACGAAGAGGACGGGGAACCGATCTCTCTTTCTCTCGATGAGCTTGATCACATACAATCCGACGTTTCTCCGTTAGGTGAAAGCGCACCCGATTCTTTTGAAAACGGAGACTTCGAGCTTCCGCCGGAAGAATCCGTTTTGGAAACGGAGGACAACGAACCGATCGCCTTGTCCGAAGAGGAACTCGGAAATCTTCTCTCCGACGATTCCGGATCGGAAGAATTGGAAAGTAAAGACGGATTTTCAGACCTTTTACACGACGATACTTTACCGGAAGATTCCGGTTCCATGTTCGGCGGAGACGATTCTTTTACCCTTCCCGTTGAACAAGACTTAGGCGGCCCTGACGAATTCGGTTTGGAAGAGGAAACGTCGCCGGATCATTCCGACTTCGCATTCGAACCGATCGATTCGATAAAGGAACTCGACGAGACGGAAGACAACGAACCGATCGCTCTGTCCGAAGAAGAACTCGGAAATCTTCTCTCCGATGATAAAGAAGCCGATAAAGCGGGGTCTCTATTTGATGAGGCTTCCTCAGAGGAAGACGACCTCATTTCTTTACCCGTCAGCGAATTGGACGAGTTAGGCGAAGTTTCGGAAACGGCTACGGTCGATGACGACGCCTTCGCCCTGGACGATTTTGAACTTCCAACGAATGATTTGGATGCGTTAGAATCCACAAGCCCTTCTTCCCTGGAAGACGACGAGGGTCCGATCGCACTTTCGGACGACGAACTTGGAAATCTTTTATCTACTGAATCCACGGATGCGGAAGATTCTTCTGCTTTCGATTTCGAGCCGAGCCAAACTACGGTTTTGGATGAGAATGACGACGAAGGTCCGATCGCACTTTCGGACGACGAACTTGGAAATCTTTTATCGACTGAATCCACGGATTCAGAAGATTCTTCTGCTTTCGATTTCGAGCCGAGCCAAACTTCGATCTTGGATGAGAATGACGACGAGGGTCCGATCGCACTTTCGGACGACGAACTTGGAAATCTTTTATCTACTGAATCCTCGGATGCAGAAGATTCTTCTGCTTTCGATTTCGAGCCGAGCCAAACTACGGTTTTGGATGAGAATGACGACGAAGGTCCGATCGCACTTTCGGACGATGAACTTGGAAATCTTTTATCGACTGAATCCACGGATTCAGAAGATTCTTCCGCTTTCGATTTCGAGCCGAGCGAAACTTCGATCTTGGATGCGGAAGATGCGGATGAACCGATCGCACTTTCCACCGATGAGTTGGATCACTTGCTTACGGATCAACCGGAAGCGAGTGTGGAGGAAGAATTCCCGGGAGCGGATTCCGAAATCGATTGGGATGCGCCTCTTTCCGAACCGGGAGAAGTTCCTTTAGAAGACGAAGAACCGATTGCCCTTTCGACGGACGAACTCGACCATCTTCTCACAGATAACGGAGAGGCTCCGTCAGAGGATTTTCCGGGAGCGGACTCGGAAATCGATTGGGACGCGCCTCTTTCCGAACCGGGAGAAGTTCCTCTCGAAGACGAGGAACCGATCGCGCTCTCGATTGACGAGCTTGATCATATTCTTACGGAAGATGGATCCGAGACTTCTCACGAAGAGGAGGAAGGACCGATCGCCTTATCCGAAGACGAACTCGGGAACCTTCTCTCCGATTCAGAAACCCCTGTAGAAGGGGGAGAGGATTTAAGCGAGATCCTTGGCGAACTCCCGGCGTCTTCCGATCTGGACGCCTTCGGTTCCTTAGACGAAGACGTAGCACTTTCTCAACCCGGTTCTTCTCCGATCGTTCCTACTGCGGATACCGTTCCCGACGACGGAATGATCATCGTTTTGGACGAATACGCGGACGAAGAAGAACTTTCTCCGATGGAAGAGCTTCGCAAAACTCCGGATCAAACCGTGACACAACCCGCGGCGGGTGAGGGCGGTGAAACCACTCCTTCGAAAGAAGAGATGAAACGAATCATGACGTATCTGGACGAACTCCTCGGAAATCTTCCAGACGATCTCATTCGAGAGTTCTCCCAGTCGGATTATTTCGAACTTTATAAAAAACTAATGAAACAAATTGGTGTATGACCAATGGGTTTGTTAGAGAGGGTCAGCAAGTTAGTCAAATCCGATTCTACAGGCACGCCTTCTTCGATTTCTACGGAAGAGAAAAAATCGTTACTCAAAAAGTCGGAAGCGTTTCAGGGTAAAAAAAGTTTTTTTCAGCGTGCCCTCGGTATGCGAAACGAACCCGCCAGACTTGAACCTTCTTCGGAACCTATATTAGACCAACACACGACTCCGGAACTCACCGATCACGATGTCGATTCAGAATCTTCCTTTACCGAAGACTTTTCTCTTCCTGAGCTCGACGGAGATTCTCCTACGTTTGAAGCGGAAGATCTTCAGGCTGAGTTTCCGGATTCTACGTTTGAATCCTCAGATCACTCCTTTGATAACGGCGATCTGCTTGACCTTCCGGAAGATCTCGTGGAACCGGAAGGTGTCGCCAAAGAGGAGTTAGACGAAGATCCGTTTTCTTCCCTTGCCGATTCGAATGATGCCGAACCGGAAGACGATCTCTCTCTCGATGAACTTTTTGGTGAAGAATCTCAAGAAGAATCTCCGACGAAACCGGAAGCTCCCGTTGTGAAATCGGAAGAGGAACTGGAAGAAACCGAACTTCCGGCGAACTTGGACGAGGATCCTTTTAGCGATTGGGTGAAAGAAGCGGAACAAGAAGCCACTCGTACTCCTTCGAAAGTGGATTCGAAAGCCGCTTCCACCGAAAAAGGAGATTTCCTTTTCGACGATGATTCCAACTTCACGACGTCTCCAATCGATCTACAAATCGCTTCCCGTAAAAAATTAGAAAATTATATGTCCGTCTTCGAGATCAGCAAAGAGATCGGAGTCTCCACTGGCTTCGCGGACTTTTTCGAAAATCTCCTTTTCTCGATTATGGGCCAGATCGGCGCAGAATCGATCGGCATCTTCTCCTCCAAAAACGGAGACAAGGAATTCTTTCGTTTGGAGGATTATCAAGGAGAAGGTTTCAATCCGGAATGGACGATTTCTTCCGAAGACGAAATCTATCACGCGGTGCATAACGCAGGTTCCGTCTTGTACGCGAAAGAACTTATAAAGCCGACTCTTCCCGCAAAAGAACAAGAAATCTTAAAACAATCCAACGCTGAACTTCTCGTCGCGATTCGATACATGGACGATTTTTTCGGGATCATCATTTTGAGTAAGACGATCAGCGGTGAAGACTATACGATCGAGGATTTAGAATTCCTAAAAATCATCGGGGAGATCGCGGGCTCCGTCTATCGCAGAATTTTCGACACGGAACAACTTCATCAGGAAAATCAGAATCTCAAAGAAGTAATTCGCGCAAACGAATTGATCATTTCTCTCGCCAGAGATTTCGGCGCGATTAGAACTCTCGACGAGGCCTACGACAAGTTGATTTCCTCTTTTAAAGAGGAATTGAAGGTGAGAAGGGCGACGTTCATGATTTTGGACGGTCATACAAAGAACGAGTTCCGTGTTTTCGCTTCTAATCTTTTAACTCCGGAACACGTGGGTTCTTTCACTCTTCCTCTGGATAGTTCCATCGTCGGGATCGTTTCCAATATTCCCGGCGTATTCAGAATCGAAAATTTTAGAAAACATCCCGAGCTAATGCAGAAACTTTCCAACGATGAACTCGGCTTGATGTCCGATTTTATCGTCATTCCGTTTATCAATCTTCATTGGTTGGTGGGAATGTTGATCATACACGAGACCGATGTTCCGTGGACGGACAGCGATCGGGAAACCGCGGTTGGAATCTCCGAGGTATTGGCCCCCGTTTTTTCCAGCCTTCTCCTCATCCAAGAAAGGGATTCGGTATTCAAAGACCCGTTTAGCCCGGTGGAAGAAAAAATCGAGGATATGATCTTAAAAGCGGCCAGACTTGGTAGCTCTTTTAGTTTAACTATATTCAAAGTTCAGAATGTATCACGGATGGTGAAATTAAAAGGTTCCGGTTTTTTCGCTTCTTATAGCGAAGAACTTCGTAAGGCGATCCAGGAGAATCTTTCCGAGTCCGATTTTCATTATAGAATCGGGCAAGGAAAATACGCGGTTATTTTGGATGGAAAGGATCGAGAAGAAACGCAGATTCTCATCCGAAAAATAAAAAACAAACTAAACGACGCCGATCGTAGATCGAAAGACTTCCAAACTTCCGTGATTCAACATACTCTTTGTTATCCGGCGGATACGAAGGAAAAGGAAAGAATTCTCGAATTACTCGAAGAATCCTGATGAGAGAGAATGTTATTCAACTCTCTGAATTTTCTCGTATTCTTATTCGTCTTTTTACTTCTCTATTTTCGTTTCGGTAAACTCGGCCAGAATCGACTCCTATTTTTCGGCGGCCTTCTCTTTTACGGCTTTTGGAAAGCGGAGATGGTCCTTCTGCTTTTGTTTTGTATCGCGCTGAACTTTGCCGGAGGGATCTATCTCGGTAGAAAAAAGGGCGCCGACCAAAGAAGGATCTTCGTAGGGCTCATTTCCATCAACCTCGGGATTCTTATCTTTTTTAAATACATTCTTTTTTTATTAAGTATTTGGAACGATACCTTAGGGGCCGTTTTCCCAAAAGCCGGCATTCCTCTTCCTGAAATTTTGTTACCCGTCGGAATTTCTTTTTACACCTTTCACAACATCAGTTATCTTTCGGATATTCGATCCGGAAAAATATTTCCTTGCACCGATTTTATTCGGTTTGGCGTTTACGATCTCTTCTTTCCCCTGCTTCTCGCGGGTCCTATCGAAAGACCGGATTCTTTACTTCCTCAGATCGAAAACGAAAGAACGATCACTCCGAACGGATTTTTGTCCGGTGTCATTTTGTTCCTCTGGGGAATTTTTAAAAAAGTTTTTATCGGAGATCACCTCCTTCTTTTTACGGGGAAGGCGATGGAACCGAGTATGGAGCTCGCTCCGGGAATGATCCTTTGGATAGCGTTTTGTTTTGCCTTTCAGGTTTATGCCGATTTTAGCGGATATACCGATGCGGCTCGAGGTCTTGCGAAAATGCTTGGGTTTCGCCTAACGCTCAATTTTAATTTTCCGTTCATTTCTTCCAACCCTTCCGAATTTTGGAGGCGCTGGCATATTTCACTTTCCACGTGGCTTCGGGATTATCTCTATATTCCTCTCGGAGGAAATCGAGTTTCCGTTTTTAGGCAGAATATTAACTTGATGATCGTTTGGATCCTCGGCGGTCTCTGGCACGGGGCTACCTATGGTTACCTCGTTTGGGGCTGTTATTGCGGTCTACAGGTAGTCGGTTATAATCTTTTTCAAAAATACGTGCTTAGATTCCTTTCTTTGAATATTCCGATTTTAGAATGGAGTCTGAAATTGGCAGGAGTGATTTTGACTTTTTGGATGTTTGCCCTCGGATTGCTTTTGTTTCAGGTCCATTCTCCGAACGAACTTTGGAATTTTGTTTTGAACGTCACGAGCGGTTTTTATTGGAATTGGGTGATCGCAGGAAAACTTTTATTTCTTCTTTTTCCTCTTTTGATCGTGGAACCCTGGATGATCCTTTCCGGTGGCACCGATTCCTTTTTGGAAAAGATCGAAACAAAGCCTTTGCGATGGATTCCTCTTTCTTTCGGGGTCGTAGTTTTGTTTTTTCTTTTCGGGGTTTTTGAGAAGAAAGAATTTTTTTACTTTCAGTTTTAGATTGGATTAAACCGGAAAATGTTTTTCACACGAATCCGAAATCAAAACACGAAGTTGATGCGGCCCAAAAGTATTGGCTTGCATTCCTTTCTTTTCTTTCGTTACGATACTGCGTCCGAAGAAAAAAGAATCTTGAAAACAAAATCTGTAAAGGAGGAGACGAGGCAAATAAAAGATTCCATTTCTCTTCCCATTCTTTAACTTCCCGGAGATCGGTTGGAATTGTTTTATGCCTCACGTTGTATGAATTATAGAAATAGAATACTCATCGGAATTCTTTTTTTCGCCTTTCTCGTTTTGTTTCAGACGTTTTTTTTTCCTTTGCTTTTGCCGTTCCAAGAAAAAAATTCTTTTCTCTACGATCGACTTTCCCGTTTGGATCGGAATCTTTATACGGGCGCGGAACAAACGATTTCAAAAGCTCCGATCGTCTTTTTGGGGGATAGTCAGATCCTCTCCGGGATCCATCCGAAAGAACTCGGAGAGAAATTATCTCGACCGATCTGGTTTTTGCCTCGACCTTCGGAACAACCGGAGGGAATGCTTCTTCGTTTTAAAGAATATGAAAGAACGATCGGAATACAACCTGCGCTCGTCGTTGTCAACGGTTCTATTTTTTCCTTGTCGGATATGGATGTCGCGAGCGCTCATCGAAGTTTGGTTTTGAACTACGATTCATTTCACCCCGAATTGTTTCTGGAATCGAGTCTTCGAAATTTTTATGTTAAAAATCTTTCGTCCGGTCTTTTTTATCTTTTCGGAAGAATTTTTCCGTTTCTTCGTCTGAATGCATCCATGTCTACCGGAATCAAACTCGTAGGAGAGGGAGATGAATTCAGCTATTCCGAAAAAAAAATGGATGCACTCGTTTCCGGAAATCCATTTTTGAAATGGTCCAGGAATAAGGTTCGAAATCATTTTCTCGATTTAGAATATTCAAAAAATAAGGGATACATGGACTGGGCCCGGCTTTCGACTTATGACGGAATCTGTGTTCCGAATTCTAAACCGCAGGTTCTTCCCCCGAACGCAGAACTTGCAGTACAAAAGATCAGATCTTCCTCGTTAATGGCTTGGAAAGAATTGTTTCGATATCTCCGATCGCGTGGAGTGAAGGTTCTTGCGATTTCGCTCCCGTTTCGTCCCGATTTCGATTCCCGCCTGGGTTCTCTGCCACAGATGACGATCTGGGAATCGATTCTTATAGAAGAGGAAGTTTCTTATTGGAAATTAGGTAGTTCATTTTTTATCGATGAGGATTTCGGCGATTACACTCATCTCAATACCTGCGGGATGAAAAAACTTGTTCCGGTCTTGAGTCGGGAAATTTTCAATTCGTTGTCTGAATCTCCT from Leptospira stimsonii encodes the following:
- a CDS encoding GAF domain-containing protein; the protein is MGLLERVSKLVKSDSTGTPSSISTEEKKSLLKKSEAFQGKKSFFQRALGMRNEPARLEPSSEPILDQHTTPELTDHDVDSESSFTEDFSLPELDGDSPTFEAEDLQAEFPDSTFESSDHSFDNGDLLDLPEDLVEPEGVAKEELDEDPFSSLADSNDAEPEDDLSLDELFGEESQEESPTKPEAPVVKSEEELEETELPANLDEDPFSDWVKEAEQEATRTPSKVDSKAASTEKGDFLFDDDSNFTTSPIDLQIASRKKLENYMSVFEISKEIGVSTGFADFFENLLFSIMGQIGAESIGIFSSKNGDKEFFRLEDYQGEGFNPEWTISSEDEIYHAVHNAGSVLYAKELIKPTLPAKEQEILKQSNAELLVAIRYMDDFFGIIILSKTISGEDYTIEDLEFLKIIGEIAGSVYRRIFDTEQLHQENQNLKEVIRANELIISLARDFGAIRTLDEAYDKLISSFKEELKVRRATFMILDGHTKNEFRVFASNLLTPEHVGSFTLPLDSSIVGIVSNIPGVFRIENFRKHPELMQKLSNDELGLMSDFIVIPFINLHWLVGMLIIHETDVPWTDSDRETAVGISEVLAPVFSSLLLIQERDSVFKDPFSPVEEKIEDMILKAARLGSSFSLTIFKVQNVSRMVKLKGSGFFASYSEELRKAIQENLSESDFHYRIGQGKYAVILDGKDREETQILIRKIKNKLNDADRRSKDFQTSVIQHTLCYPADTKEKERILELLEES
- a CDS encoding MBOAT family O-acyltransferase; this translates as MLFNSLNFLVFLFVFLLLYFRFGKLGQNRLLFFGGLLFYGFWKAEMVLLLLFCIALNFAGGIYLGRKKGADQRRIFVGLISINLGILIFFKYILFLLSIWNDTLGAVFPKAGIPLPEILLPVGISFYTFHNISYLSDIRSGKIFPCTDFIRFGVYDLFFPLLLAGPIERPDSLLPQIENERTITPNGFLSGVILFLWGIFKKVFIGDHLLLFTGKAMEPSMELAPGMILWIAFCFAFQVYADFSGYTDAARGLAKMLGFRLTLNFNFPFISSNPSEFWRRWHISLSTWLRDYLYIPLGGNRVSVFRQNINLMIVWILGGLWHGATYGYLVWGCYCGLQVVGYNLFQKYVLRFLSLNIPILEWSLKLAGVILTFWMFALGLLLFQVHSPNELWNFVLNVTSGFYWNWVIAGKLLFLLFPLLIVEPWMILSGGTDSFLEKIETKPLRWIPLSFGVVVLFFLFGVFEKKEFFYFQF